The following nucleotide sequence is from Thermostaphylospora chromogena.
TGGCGGATCGTGCTGCCCATGTCCAAGGGCGTGACCGCGGTCATCGGTCTGTTCTACGCCGTGGGCTACTGGAACGCGTTCTTCAACGCCGTCCTCTACATCAACGACAACAGCAAGTGGCCGCTGCAGCTGGTGCTGCGCCAGTACGTGCTGCAGGGCCAGTCCATCTACGCCGGGCAGAGCGGCGTGGCCACCGTAGCCGGTCAGGCCCTTCCGCCGAGCCTGGCCATCCAGATGGCGATCGTCGTCATCGCCCTCGTCCCCGTGCTGTTCGTCTACCCCTTCGTCCAGCGCCACTTCACCAAGGGAGTGATCATCGGCGCGGTCAAGGGCTGACCGGCCACCCGCCGCGCGAGGGGGCGGCCTCACCGGATGCCCCCACCGACCGCCGCCCGCCGGACGGGGGGCGACGGTGCGGGCCGCCCCCGTCCGGCCCGCGGTCATGTCGCTCTCCCCGGGCATCCCCGTCCTTCTCTCCGGCCGGCTCCTTCACCTCCTGGCGCCCGATCCCCGGTTCGCCGCGCGCCCCGGAGATCGGCTGGCGCGGAAACCAGAGAAGGTAAACCCCAAAGCTGTACGATCTGGACATGTCGACGGTGGAGCTGCTCATTCTCGCGGTGATCCTGCTGCTCGTCGTCGGAGTGCTGCTGAGGATCGCCGCGAAGTCGAGCGCGAGCCGCACCACACCGGAGAGCCGTCAGGCGGCGGACCCGCCCGGGCGGCGTTCCGCCCCGACCGACCTGGGGGTCAGGGTCCGGGAGCTGGTGGAGCGCGACCGGATCATCGAAGCGATCAAGGTGGTGCGCGAGGAGACCGGCCTCGGCCTCGCCGAAGCCAAGCGGGCGGTGGAAGCGGTCAAGGCCGGCAAGCCGGCGCCCCTGCCGCGACCGGTTCCGCTGTCACCCGCGCTGACCGCCCGGGTGAGCGAGCTGACCGGCCGCGGCCGGGTCATCGAGGCGGTCAAGGTGGTGCGCGAGGAGACCGGCCTCGGCCTCGCCGAAGCCAAGCGGATCGTGGAGGCGGTCGAAAGGGGCGCACCACCGGCGGGCGCGCCGCCGCAGCTCGACGGCGATCTCGCCACCCGCGTGCGGGAGCTCAAGGCGGCCGGTGACACCGAGCGGGCCGTCCAGCTCGTGCGCGGCGAGACCGGCATGGACCACGCCGAGGCGGTCGCCTTCGTCGACGCGCTGCAGCACACCGGGCCGAAGAACGCCGACGCCGACTGAGCCGCACCCCGGCCGGGGCCGGGACACGGCCCACGGCGGCCTAGGCGGGCGCGCCCACCCGGTCCACGATCTGTGTCGCGCCCTCCTCGCGGGCGCAGTGGGCGCAGCAGAACCAGCGGTCGCCCGCCTGGACGCCATGCCCCACGATGCGGCAGCCGCAGTGCTCGCACACCGGCGCCATGCGCGTGATGGCGCACTCGAAGGAGTCGAAGGTGTGCACCTGCCCCTGCGCGTGGACCTCGAAGGCCATGTCATAGTCGTTGCCGCACACTTCGCATCTGGCCATGTCCCCCCCAATCGTCAGGCCGTACGCAGGGGGCCATACCCCGAAGCGGGCCGGCCATCCCCGGGGCGGGCGGTCACTTGATCGCGCCGACGGTGACGCCCCGGGTGAGGGTCCGCTGGAAGATCAGGAAGAACGCGACCGCCGGGATGATGCCCAGCAGGGCGGAGGCGCTGGAGGTCGTGACGTCCATCATCCGCTGTCCCTGCAGCACGCCGAGCGCGACCGGCACGGTCTGGTTGTCGTTGCCGGTGAGCAGGATCATCGGCAGGAAGAACTCGTTCCACGTCCAGATGAAGAAGAAGATCAACAGCACCGAGATGGTGGGCCGGCTGATCGGCACCACGATCCGCCACAGCGCCCGCCACCGGCCCGCGCCATCGATCTCAGCCGCTTCCAGGATCTCCCTGGGGAAGGCGCCGAGCACCGAGGACAGCAGGTAGGTGCCGAAAGCGGCCTGGATCGCGGTGAAGATGATGATCACCGCGGTCCGGGTGTTGTAGAGGCCGACCTCCTTGGCCAGGTAGTACAACGGGTACGCCAGGGCCTCCTGCGGCAGCGTGTTGGCCACCAGGAAGACCACCATGATCCACATGCGGCCCTTGACCCGTCCGATGCCCAGCGCGTAGGCGTTCAGCACCGACAGGATCACCGCGAGGATCGCCACCGATCCGCTGATGACGAAGCTGTTCCACAGCTTCAGGCCGAAGTCGACGCGGTTCCAGAAGTCGATGATCCCCTGGAAGTACAGCTCGGCGGGCGGCGTCAGGGGACCGTTGCTCGAATAGTCCGCGGGTGACTTGACCGCGTTGAGCACGACGATCGCGAACGGCAGCAGCATCGCGACGGCGAGCACGACGAGCGAGGCGAGGACCGCCCAGCCTCCGGGACCGGGCCGGCGGGCGGACGGGCGGGCGGCGCGGGCGGGCGCGGTCATCGGGCCTCCCCCTCGGAGCGGTCCTGGAAGCGCAGGAAGAAGACCGTGACGACGACGATGATGATCGCGAGCACGGTGGCGATGGCGGAGCCGTACCCCACGTCGGCCCGTTCGAAGAAGTTGACGTAGCTGAAGTAGGAGGGGACCATCGTGGCCCGTCCCGGGCCGCCGCCGGTCAGCACGAAGATCGGGCCGAACACCTTGAGGGCGGCGATCGTGCAGGTCAGCAGCACCACGAAGATCTCCTGGCGGATCTGCGGGATCGTGATGTGCCAGAAGCGCCGCCACCACGACGCGCCGTCGATCTCCGCGGCCTCGTACAGCGCGGGGTCCACCCGCTGCAGGCCGGCCATGAAGATGACGATCGGGTACCCGATCTGGAACCAGACCATGACCGCCATCACGGTGGCCAGCGCGAGGTCGGGGTCGCCGAGCCAGTTCTGCGCCAGAGCGCCGAGGCCGACCGACTCCAGGATCTGGTTCAGCGCGCCGTAGGACGGATGCAGCATCCATCCCCACACCACACCCGCGACCGCGACCGGCAGGACCTGCGGCAGATAGTAGGCGGCGCGCAGCAGGCTCGCCGGGCGGGCGCCGAACCTCTTGCCGATGTAGTCGAACAGGGCCACGGCGATGATCAGGCCGATGATCGTCGGCACGATCGCCATCGCCACGATGAGCAGGATGTTGTTCCGGAACGACGCCCAGAAGACGGCGTCGCCGAACAGCCTCACGTAGTTGTCCAGCCCGATCCAGCGCGGGGTGCCCACGCCGCTCCACCGGGTGAAGCTCGTCCCGACGTTCATCAGGAACGGCACCACGATCACCAGGAGGAAGAGGATCGCGCTGGGCAGCAGGTAGAGCCGGTAGCCGCCGCGCCGCCGCGGCGTGCGCCCTGCGCGCCGCACCGCCGCCGGGCGGGTCGCCGGAGCCTGTACAGCCATGTGAGAAGCGCCTTTCACGGCCGCCTCCGGAACAAGGCGGGGGCCTCACGGTGCCCGTCGCCCCTGCGCGACGGGCCGGACGGAGCCGCCCGCCGCCCGCGCGGGCGGCGGGCGATGCTGCGGGGTCAGCCGCCGACGGCGGCCAGATTCTCGTTGTACGGCTGGGCGAGGTCGTCCAGCACCTCGTGCGGCTGCTTGCTGCCGTTGATCAGCTCCTGCACGCCGGCGACCATCACGTCGTAGTAGCCGGGTGCGGGCCAGTCGGGGTAGAACGCCAGGCCGTCGCGCTCGCTGAGCTCGGTGAAGTTCTCGATGAGCTCCTTGTTCTTCTCATCGGTGATCGCCGAGACGTCGGCCGCCACCGGAACGCCGCCCGCGTTGCCCAGCGTGTTCTGGATGTTCTTCTTCATCGTGATGTCGATGAAGTCGTAGGCGAGCTCCTTGTTCTCGGAGTTCTCCGGGATGACCCACAGGTTGCCGCTGGATCCCGCGCTGAAGGTGTTGCCCGGCCACAGGAACGTGCCCCACTCGAAGTCCTTGACCTCGTCGGCGATCCGGCCGTACCACCAGCTGCCCGAGATCATGATCGGGTACTTGCCGCTCATGAAGGCCAGACCCATGTCCTCGGCCCTGATCCCGGCGGAGTCCTTGCCGATGTAGCCCTTCTTCACCCAGTCGGCGAAGGTCTGCGCCGCGTAGGTGAACTCCGGCCCGTGGAAGTCGACCTTGCCCTTGTAGAGCTGGAAGGCGTCGATCCATTCCCGGCTCGCCTTGCTCAGCGCGAGCTGGTAGAAGATCTGCTGCGCGGGGTACTCCGCGCCGCCCACGGAGATGGGCGTGATCCCGGCCTTGACGAAGGTGTCCAGGATGGCGGTGAACTCCTCCAGGGTGGTCGGCGGAGCGGTGATCCCGTGCTCTTCGAACGCGTCCTTGTTGTAGTAGACCATCACGTATTCGGCGTAGTTCGGGATGCCGTACCACTTGCCGCCACCCATGACGCCCCGCTCGTCATAGCGGGCCGTGGTCTGCAGGGACGGGCTGAGCAGCTTGTCCCACCCCCGCTTGACCACCTCCTGTGACATGTCGGTGAGCAGGCCTTGCCGGGAGAGCAACCCCGCCGTGGCGTTGCCCTTGTTGTATTCGAGGATGTCGGGCGCCTCGTCGGAGTTGAGCACCATGCTCGCCGTCTTCTGGATCTGTTCGAAGCCCTTCTCCTCGAACTCGACCTTCACCCCAGGATGCGTGGCCTCGAACTCCTTGATGGCCTCTGCCCAGGCCACGCCCATCGCGCTGTTGGCCGTCTCGTAGTGCCACAGCTTCAGCGTCTTGCCCCCGGATGAGTCCTCGCCAGGCTCCCCCGAACCGCCGCAGGCGGCGAGGGCCAGGGCGGCCGCGGCGAACACCGCGACCGCGCGTGTTTTGAACATCGTGCTCTCCAGAGGGTCGGTTCGGTTCACCTCAACTGGATCTCGACCGGGGTGCGGACGTTCTGCACCCCGCGGATCCGCGCGGGACCCCGTACGGTGAAGCGCAGGGTGTCCCCGTCGCGCGTGGTCTCGACCGTGGTGCGCCCGTTGACGTCGGCGATCGTGGCGCTGCTGCCCTCGTCGGCGCCGTAGCCGACCAGCGTGATGTCGCCGAACGGCCCGTCGCCCACCGTGTCTGCCGGCTCCGTGGTGGGGATGAGCGCGCCGTACCGTACGAACAGGGGGATGCGGTCGAGCGGCGTGGTCACCCGGATGTAGCGCCCGCCCTCGTACTCCTCCTCCGTCCAGTAGTCCACCCACCTTCCGGCGGGCAGGTAGACCTGCCGGGTGCCCTCGGCGGAGATCATCGGGGCGACCAGCAGGTCGCGGCCGAGCATGTACTGCAGGTCGGCCTGCCAGGCCACCGGGTCCTCCGGGTAATCCACGCACAGCGCGCGCATCATCGGCGCTCCGGTCTCCGCCGACTCCACGGCGGCGGTGTACAGGTACGGCATGAGCCGGTAGCGCAGCCGGATCGCCGCCACCGCTCCCCGCTCGGCGTGCTCGGGGAACTCCCACGGCTCGCGGCTGGTGGTGCCGTGGAAGCGCACCAGCGGCGACAGGGCGCCGAACTGCGCCCAGCGCACGTACAGGTCGGGCGTTGGCGTGCCGGTGAAGCCGCCGGCGTCGTGGCTCCAGAACGGCACGCCGGACAGGCCGTGCGCCAGGCCGCCGCGCAGCGTGCTGCCCATGGCGGTGTAGCTGGCGTAGGTGTCGCCGCCCCACTGGGCGGAGTGGCGCTGACCGCCGAGGAAGGACGAGCGGGCCCACACCATGCCGTGCCCGGCGACCTCGCGGGTGACCTCGGCGACCGCGTCGTTGAACAGCAGCGTGTAGACGTTGTGCAGCTCGGTGCCGCTCATCCCGTTGTAGGCGACCGCGTCGGCGGGCACGCCCTCGGCGAAGTCGGTCTTGAACACCGAGACGCCCTGCTCCAGCAGCGGACGCAGCAGCCCTTGGAACCAGGCCACGGCCTCGGGGTTGGTGAAGTCGATGATGCCGCAGGCGGGGTAGCTGCCGTGCCAGCAGTCGGCGACGTACACCTCGCCGTCCTGGTTCTTGAGGAAGTAGCCCTTCTTCGCGGCCTCGGGGAAGTCGGGGCTGAGGTGGGAGACGTACGGGTTCATCCACAGGCTGACCTTGAAGCCCATCTCGGCCAGTTCCCGCAGCATCGCGTCGGGGTCGGGGAAGTTGTCGCGGTCCCAGCGCAGGTCCGACCAGTGCCCCTTGACCTGCCAGAAGCAGTCCAGGTGCAGCACGTCGCAGGGGATGTTCCGCTCTCGGATGACGCGGGCGCGGTTCATGACCCGCTCCTGGGTGTCCACGAAGAACCCCGAGGAGATCCACGTGCCGAAGGCCCATTTCGGCGGCAGCAGCGGGGCGCACGTCAGCGCGTTGTAGCGGCGCAGCACGTCCGCCGGGGACGGCCCGGCCAGGACGTAGTAGTCGATGAGGTCGTCGGGGACGATGATCTGCACGCAGCTGTGGGTGGACTGGCATACGTCGAACTCCACCGGCATGCCGCTGTCCACCACGATCCCGTAGCCCCGGCTGGACATGTAGAACGGGACGTTCTTGTAGGCGCGCTGCGACTCCGCGCCGAAGGCGTCGAAGTTCCACATCAGCGGGCGCTGCCCGCGCTTGTCCAGCGGGGTGAACGACTCGCCGAAACCGGTGAACGCCTCGTCCGGCGGCGCGGCGAAGCTTTCGTGGTACGCCACGGGCGTGCCGTCCACCATGGAGCGGCCGAACGGCAGCGTGCGCAGCCGCCCGCTGATGTCCACGTGGCCGGGGTCCTGCGCGACGAGCAGCCGTCCGTTCGCGTCGGTGAACCGCATGTTCCAGGGGTTCAGGGTGATCTCGGCACGGACCGATCCGGCGTCGACCACCACTTCGCCGTCGCCCGTCTCGACGCGCGCGTCCGGGTAGCCGCCGGGGGTGACCATGCGGATCACGCGCGCGGAACGGGTACGGGCGTCGGCGTCTTGGGCCAGCTTGACGCGGATCACCCCTTCGCCCGCGGCGGACACGTGCACGACGAGGGTCTCCTCCGCCCCGGTGACCCCCTTCAGCGTCACCCCGGACTCCTCGGCCGACACCAGTTCCGCCCGGGTCAGCGCCGACAGGCCGCCCTCCCCGCGCGCCCGCACCGGCAACTCCGGCGGGTCAGCCACGAAATACTCATGCGCCACCAAAGGGGGACGGTAGGGCATCGGTGCACTCCTCGCATACCGAGTCACGACGTCGCAATTAGTTTGCCGTCCATACCAACAAACGTCAACGGTGATCCCCGTGCGCGGGAAAGGAGGGATCCACGCCCCGGCCCGTCCCGCCGTGGACCGGCGGCGCCCCCCTGGGCGGGAGAGGCGGACCGCTCCCCGGGGATAGGGGATGCCCCGGCGCCCCGGCGGACCGCGAGCCGTCCCGTCCGCCGGAGGGACCCGCGAGGGCGGGACGGCCGGTCAGGAACCGGTTAGGTAGAGGGCGAGCTGGGTGCGGTCACGAAGGCCCAGCTTGCGGAGCATGCTGGAGACGTGGTTCTTGACGGTGCCCTCGGTGATGCGCAGCCGGGTGGCGATCTCCCGGTTGGTCGCGCCGATCGCGATCAGCCGGGCCACCTCGATCTCCCTGGCGGACAGCAGCTCCCGGCCCGGGAGATCCGCCCGCGGCGCCGGCAGCCGGCGCAGCTCCTCCACGACCCGCCGGGCCACCGGCCCGTCGAGCACGGCCAGCCCCCGGTACGCCTGGTGGATCGCGGTGATCAGTTCCTCCGGCGAGGCGCCCTTGAGGAGGTAGCCGCGCGCTCCCGCGCGCAGCGCGCCGAAGACGTACTCGTCCTCGTCGAACGTGCTGAGCACGAGCGAGGCGACCTCGGAATGCTCGGCGGCGAGCCGGACGATCAGCTCCACACCGCTCATCCCCGGCATACGGGCGTCGATCAGCGCCACGTGCGGGCGGCACACCGGCACCAGGGCGAGCGCGGTCTCCCCGTCCGCCGCCTCGCCGACCACCTCGACGTCCTCCTCGACCTCCAGGAGCTTGCGCAGGCCCTCCCTGATCAGCGCCTGGTCGTCCACGAGGAGCACCCGGATCACGGTCATGACGCGCTCACCGGCACCTCCGCCCGCACCGTGAACCCGCCGCCCTCCGCGTTGCCCGCGCTGAACCGTCCGCCGATCCCGTGCACCCGTTCGGCCAGCGACGACAGCCCGAAGCCCGTGATGTCGTCCGCGCCCTCCCCGTCATCGGTGATCGTCAGCACCACCCGTTCGTCGCCGAAGGAGAGCCGGGCGCGCACGTGCCGGGCGCGGGCGTGCCGCAGCGCGTTGGTGAGCGCCTCCTGAAGCACCCGGTAGAGCGTCAGCTCGGTGTCGGGGTCGAGCCTGCGCTCCGGGCCGGTCACCTGGAAGCCGACCTGGACGCCCGTGCCGTCGAAGGAGCGGGCCAGCCGGTCCAGGGCGGCGGCGCCGAGGTGACCGTCGAGGTCGAGGGGGCGCAGCGCGCGGGCCCAGAGCCGGGCGTCGGCCAGCGCCCGCGCGGTCATCTCCTTGGCCTGCCGTACCTCCGCCCACGCCTGGGACGGGCGCCGCTCGCGGAACCGCTCGGCGTTCTCCAGCCCCATCTTGACCACGGTGAGCTGGTGGCCGATGGAGTCGTGCATGTCCCTGGCCATCCTGGCGCGCTCCTCGGCCACGGTCAGCTCCCTGACCCGCTGCAGCAGCAGCCGCGTCTCCTCGCCCTTGCGCCGCGCGTCGAGGGTGGCCCAGGCCATGCCGAGGACGAGGGTCGAGAAGATCACCATGAACAGGGACTCGGCCACGGCCCACTCCCACGGCGTGCCCAGCAGCAGCATGCTGAGAAGGAGCCCCAGGAGGTAGACGATCACCGCCATGATCCCCGTACGCATGCCGTGCAGGAAGACGAAGCTCGCCACGCCGAGGAGCACCAGCGGGCCGTGGGTCCTCTCGGAGACCATGCCGATGCAGGTGGCGGCCGCCAGGTAACAGGGGGCGATCAGCTTGCGCCGCCGGCTCGCCGTGGAGTCCCAGGGCAGCATCAGCCACAGCACGGCGACGACCGCCATCACCGCGGCGAACCGCACGCCGGTCGCGAGGTCCTCGAGGAACAGCAGGCGGTAGGCGACGGTCAGCGCGAACACCGTCCAGAACACCATGTTGAAACCCGCGGGGCGGCCGGTGTCGCGTAACAGGTTCACGCCCGCACCTTAGCCACGGCGGCGGGAAGGGGGCATCCCCCCGGAGTCATCATGACCTTCGTCATGGCCGTCTCGGTCAGCCGGTCGATGTGCCGGACGGGACGCGCACCTACCTTGACCGGCATGAGATCCGCAGCCAAGATCCTCACCCGGCCGGTCTGGGCCACCTTGATCACGATCGTCATAATGTTCACCGCGGTGTTCGGCGGCTCCCTGCCGTTCATTTCACTGGTGAACCGCGAGGTCCCCCTCACGAGGCTGCTCCCCGCGCTGGGCATCGCCGTGCTCGCCCTGACGCTGGTCTACCTGTACCGGCGGTTCGTGACCGGCGAGCCGTGGTCGGGAGTGGGGCTGACACTGCGCTGGTCGGCCGTTGGCGAGGCGCTGCTCGGCGTGGCCGCGGGCATGGCGGCGATACTGGTGACGAGCCTGGTGTCGGTCGCGCTCGGCGTGGCGCAGTGGCGCGGCTTCGACGAGGCGTCCCTGGCGTACCTCCCGCTGTCCCTGCTGATCGCCACGCTCAACCAGGCGTTCCCGGAGGAGATGCTCTTCCGCGGTCACCTGTGGCACACGCTGTCGGCGTCGCTCTCCCCGCGCACCGTCATGATCGCCACCTCGCTGGCCTTCGGCGCCCTGCACATCATCTCCAGCAGCCCGGCGACCGGGATCGGCGAGCGGCTGCTCTACGTCGTCTCCGCCGTCGCGCTCGGCTTCGCCTGCGGGGCGGCCCGGGCGCGCACGGGCGCGGTGTGGGCGGCGGCCGGCGTCCACGCGGGCCTGCACTACGGCTTCCGGATCTTCCCCCTCCAGGAGATCCACTACGACGTCCAGCTCCTGGTGCAGACCGTGTCGCTGACCCTGGCCGGGCTCGCCTTCCTGCTCATCCGCGCGCCCCGGTCCCGGCCCGCTCCGGTGAAGGCGGGGTGAGGCCCGTGCGGCGGGCGCGTTGACGCGAAGATCTCCCCCTATTAGTTTGACGCCCATCCTAATTGGAGGGCGTCATGGACTGGGTCGAGGGCTTCACCGAGCTGTGCTACGGCGGGGACTACAACCCCGAGCAGTGGCCGGAGGAGGTGTGGCACGAGGACGTGGCGCTGATGCGTGAGGCCGGGGTGAACCTGGTCACGCTCGGCGTGTTCGCGTGGTCCCGGCTGGAGCCGGAACCCGGCCGCTACGACTTCGGCTGGCTCGACCGGGTCCTGGACCTGCTGCACGCCGGCGGCATCCGGGTGGACCTGGCCACGCCGACCGCGAGCCCTCCCCCCTGGTTCTCCATCGTCCACCCCGACGCGCTGAACATCCGCCACGACCTGGTGAGGCTCACGCACGGCAGCCGGGACACCTACTGCGTGAGCGCGCCGCCGTACCGGCAGGCGTCGGTGCGGATCGCGCGGGCCCTGGCCGAGCGGTACCGCGACCACCCGGCCCTGGCCATGTGGCACGTGCACAACGAGTACGGCACCTGGTGCCACTGCGACCACGTCGCCCGCTCCTTCCGTGCCTGGCTCCAGCGCGAGTACGGCACGCTCGCCGCGGTGAACGACGCGTGGAACACCTCCTTCTGGAGCCAGCACTACTCCGCGTGGGAGCAGATCATGCCGCCGCGCGCCACCCAGTACCTGCCCAACCCGGGCCAGGTCCTGGCCTTCCGCCGCTTCCTGTCCGACGAGATGCTCGCCCACTTCCGCGCCCAGCGGGACGTGCTGCGCGAGCTGACCCCCGGCGTCCCGGTGACCACCAACTTCGTCTTCGGCGGCTGGACGCCGGTGAACCAGTGGGACTGGGCGCGCGAGACCGACCTGGTGGCGATCGACCACTACCCGGCGGCGGGCGGCGCGGCGGCGGCCGAGGAGACCGCGTTCGCCGCCGACCTGGCCCGCTCGTGGGCGGGGGGACGGCCCTGGCTGCTCATGGAGCAGGCCCCCGGCATGATCCACACGCCCGGCCGGATGATCTCCAAACGGCCGGGCGAGACGATCCGGCACAGCCTGCAGCACGTGGCGCGCGGCTCGCGCGGGGCGATGTTCTTCCAGTGGCGGGCCTCCCGCGGCGGGGCCGAGCAGTGGCACGCCGGGATGGTGCCCCACGCCGGGCCGGACTCGCGGGTGTTCCGCGAGATCGTCGAGCTGGGCCGTACCCTGCGCACGCTCGGCGCCCACCCCGGCTGGGCGGACGCGCGGGTCGCGGCCGAGGTGGCGATCGTCTGGGACCCGCGGGCGTGGTGGGCGCTGGAGTCCCCCGGCCTGCCCTCCGCCGACCTCGACTACCTGGAGTCGGTACGGCAGGCGCACCGCGTGCTCTACCGGCACGGCGTCACCGTCGACTTCGTGCCGCCGTCCGGCGACCTGTCGCCGTACCGGGCGGTCCTCGTGCCGAGCCTCTACCTGATCGCCGACGCCGACGCCCGCGCCATGGGGGACTACGTGCGCGGCGGGGGCACGCTGGTGGTGTCGTACTTCAGCGGCGTGGCCGACGAGCACGGCCGCGCCCGCCTCGGCGGGCACCCCGGGGCGTTCCGCGAGGTGCTGGGCGTGCGCGTGGAGGAGTTCCACCCGATCGGCGAGCCGGTGGAACTGTCCACCGGCGACCGCGGGACCGCGTGGAGCGAGCACGTCCGCTTGACGGGCGCCGAGGCCGTGGCGACCTACCGCGGCCCGCACCCCACGGGCGCGGAGCTCGACGGCCTGCCCGCCGTCACCGTGCACCGCTACGGCGCGGGCCGCGCGCTCTACCTGTCCACCCGCCTCGACGACGCCGGGTACGCCCGGCTGCTCGCCCGCGCCGGTCTGGCGCTCTCCCCCGCCGACGGCCTGGAGGTGGTACGGCGCACCGCTCCCGGCGAGGACTGGCTGTTCGCCGTCAACCACGCCGAGCGGGAGCGCGAGCTTGCGGCCCACGGCCGCGACCTGCTCACCGGCGCGGCGGTCGAGGGCGGCGTGTCCATTCCGCCGGGCGGCCACGCCCTGCTCCGCCTCGCCGGCGATCAGGAGCCGCAGACCGGCGTCTGATCCCGCTCCGGCAGGTGCGTACGCCACTCCTCCGCCGACAGATCACGCCCCGCCCGGGCGCACACCGCGGCGACCAGCGCGTCCGGGCCGAGCGGGTAGGACCGCTGGTCGCCGGTCCCGTCGAGGACGAACAGCCGGGAGCCGTCGGTTGAGAACGCCAGCGCGACGATCTTCTGCACGTGCTCGGTGTCCGGGCGGCCCACCTGCCGGCCGGTGGCGGCGTCCCACACGTTGACCGTGCCGTCGGTGTCCGCCGCGGCCAGGAGCCTGCCGTCGGCGGAGAACGTCACCTTCGTGACGGTCCGGAGGGAGCCGTCCAGGGTGAGGTCCCGGGGGGCGGCCGAGCCGGGCCGCCACACCCGCAGCCGCCCGGGAGCGTCACCGAGGATGAACAGCGTGCCGTCGGCAGCCATATCGAC
It contains:
- a CDS encoding beta-galactosidase, yielding MDWVEGFTELCYGGDYNPEQWPEEVWHEDVALMREAGVNLVTLGVFAWSRLEPEPGRYDFGWLDRVLDLLHAGGIRVDLATPTASPPPWFSIVHPDALNIRHDLVRLTHGSRDTYCVSAPPYRQASVRIARALAERYRDHPALAMWHVHNEYGTWCHCDHVARSFRAWLQREYGTLAAVNDAWNTSFWSQHYSAWEQIMPPRATQYLPNPGQVLAFRRFLSDEMLAHFRAQRDVLRELTPGVPVTTNFVFGGWTPVNQWDWARETDLVAIDHYPAAGGAAAAEETAFAADLARSWAGGRPWLLMEQAPGMIHTPGRMISKRPGETIRHSLQHVARGSRGAMFFQWRASRGGAEQWHAGMVPHAGPDSRVFREIVELGRTLRTLGAHPGWADARVAAEVAIVWDPRAWWALESPGLPSADLDYLESVRQAHRVLYRHGVTVDFVPPSGDLSPYRAVLVPSLYLIADADARAMGDYVRGGGTLVVSYFSGVADEHGRARLGGHPGAFREVLGVRVEEFHPIGEPVELSTGDRGTAWSEHVRLTGAEAVATYRGPHPTGAELDGLPAVTVHRYGAGRALYLSTRLDDAGYARLLARAGLALSPADGLEVVRRTAPGEDWLFAVNHAERERELAAHGRDLLTGAAVEGGVSIPPGGHALLRLAGDQEPQTGV